The following is a genomic window from Chitinophaga caseinilytica.
CGACTCCCGTACGCGGTACGAAATCTTAAACGGGCTGTTCTTTACGAACAGCCCGTTTTGTTTTGGGGTAAGCTTCAAAACCCCAGATTTATCCAATAGCGATCTAGGCTACACTATTAGTTTTTCCTATATTTATTACGTTAACCAGCCAATTTGGCTGCATTTTTAACCCTGACAACTGCTATTTATGAAACCCATTTTAGTTATGACAATTGTCTGTGTATCCTTCTTTTTGAAAACCAATATTACTAATGCACAATCCAATTGTGATGATGTAAAAAAAGAGAACGAATACCTGAAAAAAGCATTGCATATCTCAACCCCCACAAAAACCGTCACCACAGCCAACATAGATTTCAATATCATAAAACTGGAAGGGAATACAAAAGATCAGTCCGTTACACTACACATGACATTTGTAAATCACAATGCAAATGAAGCTATCCAGTATTATGAAATCAGGGCGATCGACGTAGAAGGCAATGAGTATAAGGGGGAAAACCGTTCCATAGGAAGTTCAGGTAGCAGGAATACACTGTACACCGATACACCGGTCAAATCCACTGTTACTTTCCACAAAGTATTGCCATCCGTGAAAATGATGAAGTTGATACATATCGAATTTCTGTATGAAAAACCTTCAAACGTGGAAATTGAATTTAAGGACTTGCCCATCACCTGGAAATAATCTCCGCAAACTCCCGATCACGGTACAAAATCTTAAACGGGCTGTTCTTTACGAGCAGCCCGTTTTGTTTTTTATATCTTCCTCCCCACCCAACTTCTTCACCCTCTTCCAAAATTCCAGCATCTCTTCACATTGTTTGGGTAATTCCAATTCTTTAATTCATCATTCTCTTTCGCAAGCATGGCTTTAAAGGTTAAAATCGATTTGGAAAATCATTATAAGATTAATGATGTCAGTAAGGATTTAAGTTCTTTTACGTTTTCAAGCCAACTCAAAGACATTACTTAATTTTAAGGTTATGAATAAGAAACTAATCCGGGAAATAGCCGCCTTGAAGAAAAAAGCCAAAGAAAATAGTGGCCGGATAGAAAAATTCAAAATTGCCCAGCCGCATACTTCCTCTTTGCATGCAGTGATTAAAACACGCGAGCAGGCAGATACTTTTATGGCAATTTTGAAGAGCCTCTGATTTCTCATTTTTTTCCCTTCAACTCCCACTTCCGTTTCAACGTCTGCAATACTTCCGCATTCCTTTCGCATCGCCTCTCCCAGGCAGAAAGATAAAGGCACGATCCCTCGTGCCCCTATCCCCTGAACCCAGCAGTAAACTCCCTACCGCAACGTCTTCATCAACGCGGAAATGCGCTCCTGTCCGAATCCCGCGCCCTGCGCCTTTCGGAACATCTGCTGCGCGAACCCGGCAAACCCGCCGTCGATTTTGTTCTCGGCCGACAGCCGCACCATCAGCTCGAACGTCCCGGCGCAAATATCGATCGAACTTTGCGGCTCGGCATAGCGCTGCTCCTGGATATCGTCGCCGGTATCCTTGATCATCTGCCCGAGCACCGGCGAAATATCCCGCACCATCTGGCCAAGGTCCGCCACCGACATACCTTCCGACTCCATGATCCCAGCGCCGTTCAAAAATCCGATCATCATCCCGAACATGCTCGACAACGCAGCGAGGTCCCAGGCGGAAGCAGCACCCGGCGCCTCACCCATGTATTTCAGTCCGCCACCGAGGATCCGCAACGCAGGCTCCGCGTGCTTCCAGGCCGCCGAGCTGCCCGACAAAAAGATCGGCGTTTCCGCCGCGCCCATTTGCGAAGGTGTAGCCAGTATAGCGCCATCCAGGTATGCAGCACCCCGCTCCGTGAACGACGCCGCCATGGAACGGGCGTCCTGCGGCGTGCCGGTACTGAGCTGGACAACCGTTTTCCCCTCCAGCGATACACCCGTCAATACCTGTTCCGTTGCAGGATAATCGAGCAGACAAATCAATATGATATCGCTGTCCGCGACCGCGCGATGAATATCCGCGGTAAAAGTAGCGCCGGCTTCCACCAGTTTACCCGCCTTCGCCTCCGAACGGTTCCAAACGGTTACGTGTTTTCCCTGCTCCAGGAGCAAACGCGCCAATACGCTTCCCATAGCGCCTAATCCGATCATTAATATCTTTTCTTTCATCTTGTTTTCTTTTTAAATGTTGAATATGGCTGGATCGCAAGAAAGGCAGCGCCGCGGGTCCGCCAGCCCTTCTTCGCTTTCACAACACAAAGAAACGGCAAGCGGAAACGGCTGACAATACGGGAAAGAATAGTCAGGTAGGGATAATTTTATCCCTGTCCGCCGAAACCCTTAATTTCGGGGATGTAAAACCCAGGCGATATGTATGAGAAAAAGATCCCGAAAGATTTCAGTTGCGGCATGGCCGTTTTGATGGAAATTATCGGAGGAAAGTGGAAATCTTATTTATTGTTTCTCATCAGCAATGGCATCCGGCGGCCGAGTGAGCTGCACCGGCAGATCCCGACTGCAACGGCACGGGTGTTGAATCTGCAATTAAAGGAGCTGGAGTTTCATGGCATTATCCAAAAGGAGATTTACCCGGAACTTCCACCGCGCTCGGAATATTCGCTCACAGCCCTGGGACAGTCGCTCATGCCCGTCATTAACGCCATGGACGCCTGGGGAAGCGGGCATGTCGGGGAGTTCCGGCTATTGATGGAGCGCAAAAGCGGATCGTTATTTCCATCCGGGGAGTAACAAACGCCGAATGCACTTTCTTCACAACTTTATCTTCAACCCCAATTCCCGCTTCATCGTCAACAATGCTTCCGCATTCCCTTTCGCATCGTCTACCGGGTGATGCGTGTGCTTCGTCTGGCGAAGGTGCTTGAAGTTTTTGAACATATCTTTCTCCATGCCCTTATACAAACTTCCGAGGTTTTGCGAACTGTGGCCAAAGGGATTGGAACCGGTAAAATGGTGAAAATACCAGCAGACGAACATCCAGTCGAAACCGTTATTGTCGCTGATGAAAACGGGCCTGTCCTTACAGTTCGCCCTCAACCAATCCGCGAAGGATTCCATGACGGCCCTCGGATCATCGAATCCAAGGGTTTCTTCCCGGGTATGGCCGGAAACCGCCAATGCTTCGGGATTGTACTTTTCTGAAACCGGCCTTAACCTGCCGTAAAACGTGGTGTCGAGCCATTCGTTCACCAACACCGCCCCGAAAGAAATCATGGAAAAGTCGCCAGGTATAGGGCCGTCGGTTTCCACATCAACCATGATGTATGCCATGTGATCAGTTTATCATGGAAGATATATTTTTTATCGCCCAGGGAATTTCAAGGCTATTCCCCGCCATAACCAGCATAAAAAAAACGCCCGGACCTCTCAGCCCGGGCGCCCCTATCAAGTCCTAAAAATCATCAATCTTTCAAAATCCACATCACCCCGTTGGTATTGTCGCCACCGGGAAACTGACGCTTCACAGCATCGTCCATATTCGTGTTGTTGTAGGTCAGCTCGTTGGACGGGTACAGCCAGCGCACGGGAAACGCAGTGCTGGGCGTGTTCAGGTTGGAGTTGGCATTGAGCTTGAAGACCGGGTACCCCGTTCTCCGGTTCTCGAACCAGGCATTGTAATTCGCGCCCTGCAGGAACCCGGCGATGTATTTCTGCGTGATGATCTGTTGGAGCTGCTGCGCCGTAGACCCGGTGAGCGCGTTGGTTGTGATATAATTCTGGATATATCCGGCGTCGATTTTCATGTTGTGGTGATAGTCGATGTTATCGGGCGTGTAATCTGCCGTAAACCGCATCGCCTCGCCGATACCCGCAGCGTAATACGTTTGGGCGGGCGAATTGGCGATCCATCCGCGGAGCGCGGCTTCCGCCAATACGAACTGCTGGTCCCAATACCCGAACACGCTCACCGGCTCCGCATTCACCAACTGCACATAGCGGTTGTTCAGGTCGGCGTAGTCTTTAGACACACGCTTGTCTTGCAGCACCGGGAAAGGATCGGACGGCTCCGCTCCGGGATAGGCGTCCCATTCGGAAGGGAGCTTCCCTGCGGCGATCTGCACGGGCGAAGGTTTCGCGAAATAGAAAAGACGGCGGTCGCCGAGGGCTTTCAGCGGATCGAGGAAAGTGGACGTGAGCATCGTGTAGTTCGATTTCACGAAAGAGTTCCCCGAACCGGCCGGCACGTCTGACCAGGGATAGTTCTGCCCCTGCGTATTGTTGTAAGCCAGCGCGAAGTTGTCGTTGTAATTGCGCATCAGCGGACGGTTGTTCACGATGTCCTGGAAACGCTGGATTACCTTGAGGTCCGTATCCGCCGTTTTGCGATACAGTTGCATGAGCACATGCAATTCAAATCCGTTCACCACCCGGCGCCAGTTGTCGACCTTACCGTTGAAGATAGGATCGCCGTCGAAGTTGGAACCGCGGGACAGCAGCGCGTTGGCACTGTCAAGCTCGCGGAGGATGCCCAGGAAAACGGTTTTCTGGTTGTCGTACTTCGGTTGTACCACACCGTCGGATTCTCCTTTAATGGCGTCGGTATACGGAATATCGCCTACCTGCATGGTGGTTTGGTAAAACTGCCAGGCGCGGATGAACGCCGCAAGGCCGGAATACGAATTCCGCTGTGCGTCGTCCAGCGCAGCAGCCACCATGGGCGACACGTTGCGCAATACCGCCAGCCGCTCGAAGCTGGCCCGGTTGAGGCGGTTGAACTGGAAGTTTTCCTGGTTCTCGCCCCAGGTGATGTATTTGCCCAGCATATAAGGCTGCATAAATCCCTTGGTAGAGGCAATAGTACTGCGCGTAACGCTGAGGAGCATGCTGGTGGCCAGCATACCGGAGTTTACCTTGTCGGTCTTATCCGGGTTGGTGTTGATCTTTTCGAAGTTGGAACAGCCCGCCAGAACGGTTGCTCCCAGTATGATCGTATAAAGTTGCTTTTGTTTCATGTGTCGATGTTTTGATGGATGAATGACCCGATCAGAAATTTACCCGCAGGTTCATGCCCAGCATCCGCGCCGAAGGCGAATTCAGGTTTTCCGTGTCAACGTCCGGATCGGAGAAGCGGAATTTGGTGAACAGGAACAGGTTCTGCGCGGTTACCGCTACGGAAGCGTTGCGGATACCGTAACGGTGCAGGAACCCGGAAGGAAGGCGGTAACCCAGCGACATCTCCCGCACTTTCACGAAAGATTTCTTCTGTACGCCATAATCGCCGGCCCTGAATTTCTGGGTGTAGTCCTGGTAGGAAACGGCCACGTCGTTCGGCGCATATTTACGCGTATCGGTGAGGATGTTGCCATAGTTGTCGTACGTCACATCGCCCGACACTACTTTCACGCCCTGGCCCACGTAGTTCGTTTTGTTGTTCACCACTTCATCGTACCGCCAGTTATTATCCGTATCGGGATGGGTGCCGGTATCGAACATCTTGTCGTTCACGTAATTGTACATCACGCCTCCGATACGCCCGTCCACATTCAAGCCCACCGTAAAATCGCCGATGCGGAAGGTGTTGATGAGGCCGAAGCTGAACTTGGGATCGGTGTACCCGTAATTCATGTCATAATCGCTCAGCACGGGCATCCCGCTATTGTGGATCACGTTGCCCTGCGGATCGCGGAGCCAGTAATTGTCGAGATAAACGTCTTTCCGTTTACCAGCGGCAGCCCAGGGGTTCTTCGGAGAATAGATACTATCCAGCGAGGCATAATACCTGTGATTCACCGTATAGTTGATGGTGGATTGCCATTCGAAATTCGCTCTTTTGATCACGCTGCCGGAAACGGTGATCTCGAATCCTTTGCGCAGTTCGTTTTCGTTGAAGTTGATGATGGTGGAAGTGAACCCGGAAGATTGCGGGATCTGGGGATTGAATTTCCGGTTATAAAACAGTTTGTTGAAAAAGGCGATGTCCACATTCAGGCGGTTGCGCCAAAAATAGGCGGCGGTACCGATTTCCCAGGTCCGGATGGAAGTCGGCAGCACGCTGAGCGGCAGCAGATTGCTGGGATAATTGGCCGAGTTCAGATTGTTCCAGGCCTGCGGCGTGGTGGAATACAACCGGTTGATCTCGTAAACGTCCGCGGGCGTTTTATAGTTCGCCCAAGATCCGCGGATTTTCCACATATCCGTGAACTTCGGCATGTTGAACAGTTCAGACAGCACTACGCTCGAGCCGATGGAAGGATAAAAATAATCGCGGTGCTCCTTCGGTTGCGCCGAGTTCCAGTCGTTACGCCCTGTTGCTTCCACGAACACGGCATTCTTCCAGCCGAACGCTGCCCGGCCGTACAAGCTGTTTACCTGGCGCGCGCCATGCATCTGCGTAATCGCCGCCGGGCCTACCGATCCTGCGATGGAAAAATAGCGGGGAGACGACAGCCCGTTGCGCGTTGCGGCGGAAACGGTATCGTTCGTATAATAATAGATCGTTCCGCCGGCCATGAGGTCGATCGTGAAATCTTTCACTTTCTTTTTATAGGAAAGCATGATATCGTCGTTCATGCTCCAGCCTTTCGAGGCGATGTTGCGGTAATACCCTTTCGCATCCCAGCCACCGCGGGTGGAGAAAATGTTGGCGGTGGGGTTCTGATAAGTTTCTTCGTTGCTGTAGTTATCAAATCCGATCCGCACCAGCAGGTTCAGGTCTGGCGTGAAGCGGTAATTGGCAGTCAGGCTGGCGTTGACGGTATTCTGTTG
Proteins encoded in this region:
- a CDS encoding NAD(P)-dependent oxidoreductase, with protein sequence MKEKILMIGLGAMGSVLARLLLEQGKHVTVWNRSEAKAGKLVEAGATFTADIHRAVADSDIILICLLDYPATEQVLTGVSLEGKTVVQLSTGTPQDARSMAASFTERGAAYLDGAILATPSQMGAAETPIFLSGSSAAWKHAEPALRILGGGLKYMGEAPGAASAWDLAALSSMFGMMIGFLNGAGIMESEGMSVADLGQMVRDISPVLGQMIKDTGDDIQEQRYAEPQSSIDICAGTFELMVRLSAENKIDGGFAGFAQQMFRKAQGAGFGQERISALMKTLR
- a CDS encoding helix-turn-helix domain-containing protein, coding for MYEKKIPKDFSCGMAVLMEIIGGKWKSYLLFLISNGIRRPSELHRQIPTATARVLNLQLKELEFHGIIQKEIYPELPPRSEYSLTALGQSLMPVINAMDAWGSGHVGEFRLLMERKSGSLFPSGE
- a CDS encoding 3'-5' exoribonuclease domain-containing protein; protein product: MAYIMVDVETDGPIPGDFSMISFGAVLVNEWLDTTFYGRLRPVSEKYNPEALAVSGHTREETLGFDDPRAVMESFADWLRANCKDRPVFISDNNGFDWMFVCWYFHHFTGSNPFGHSSQNLGSLYKGMEKDMFKNFKHLRQTKHTHHPVDDAKGNAEALLTMKRELGLKIKL
- a CDS encoding SusD/RagB family nutrient-binding outer membrane lipoprotein, which produces MKQKQLYTIILGATVLAGCSNFEKINTNPDKTDKVNSGMLATSMLLSVTRSTIASTKGFMQPYMLGKYITWGENQENFQFNRLNRASFERLAVLRNVSPMVAAALDDAQRNSYSGLAAFIRAWQFYQTTMQVGDIPYTDAIKGESDGVVQPKYDNQKTVFLGILRELDSANALLSRGSNFDGDPIFNGKVDNWRRVVNGFELHVLMQLYRKTADTDLKVIQRFQDIVNNRPLMRNYNDNFALAYNNTQGQNYPWSDVPAGSGNSFVKSNYTMLTSTFLDPLKALGDRRLFYFAKPSPVQIAAGKLPSEWDAYPGAEPSDPFPVLQDKRVSKDYADLNNRYVQLVNAEPVSVFGYWDQQFVLAEAALRGWIANSPAQTYYAAGIGEAMRFTADYTPDNIDYHHNMKIDAGYIQNYITTNALTGSTAQQLQQIITQKYIAGFLQGANYNAWFENRRTGYPVFKLNANSNLNTPSTAFPVRWLYPSNELTYNNTNMDDAVKRQFPGGDNTNGVMWILKD
- a CDS encoding SusC/RagA family TonB-linked outer membrane protein, which produces MNRIKTISSGLIMVALLLCNLPVTSAQPGRETATPEQVSLISVMNDMEHRFDVRFNYNATLLKGKKIASPDKTGFRKDNIEAELNRYIAPLGLVCRKIGGKLYVVRAETPAQSAVTQSGSLTAQEITLRGSVADSTGAPMPGVVVRLKGASRGTITDGNGAFTLAGLKAGDVLVFSLVGYNPQEYTVGAEENVRITLHVSAIALDQLVVTALGIRRSEKALGYAVQKVKGEALQTVKGVDMATSLTGQVSGLVVKNSTEFFAKPTIELRGEGALLVVDGVPYGNLTLRDVPSDDIESIDVLKGPTASSLYGSRASGGVILITTKKASGGGLSVSVNSNTMLQTGFLAIPKVQGSYGRGQNGQIDNDYVWGPKLDIGNTATDWNPETKQFEDNRPLRSIGKNNLQNFMETGVVTNNNISVSQSGQNGSFRASLNHIYNKGQFPNARANMFNFTMGGELKATDKFTLEAHTGISKRMAPQVWGSGYGNQGYIYQLTMWTGPEYDIRQYKDYWKVPNKTQNWMYTNWYDNPYLIANEKLNGIQQNTVNASLTANYRFTPDLNLLVRIGFDNYSNEETYQNPTANIFSTRGGWDAKGYYRNIASKGWSMNDDIMLSYKKKVKDFTIDLMAGGTIYYYTNDTVSAATRNGLSSPRYFSIAGSVGPAAITQMHGARQVNSLYGRAAFGWKNAVFVEATGRNDWNSAQPKEHRDYFYPSIGSSVVLSELFNMPKFTDMWKIRGSWANYKTPADVYEINRLYSTTPQAWNNLNSANYPSNLLPLSVLPTSIRTWEIGTAAYFWRNRLNVDIAFFNKLFYNRKFNPQIPQSSGFTSTIINFNENELRKGFEITVSGSVIKRANFEWQSTINYTVNHRYYASLDSIYSPKNPWAAAGKRKDVYLDNYWLRDPQGNVIHNSGMPVLSDYDMNYGYTDPKFSFGLINTFRIGDFTVGLNVDGRIGGVMYNYVNDKMFDTGTHPDTDNNWRYDEVVNNKTNYVGQGVKVVSGDVTYDNYGNILTDTRKYAPNDVAVSYQDYTQKFRAGDYGVQKKSFVKVREMSLGYRLPSGFLHRYGIRNASVAVTAQNLFLFTKFRFSDPDVDTENLNSPSARMLGMNLRVNF